The Alnus glutinosa chromosome 1, dhAlnGlut1.1, whole genome shotgun sequence region AACAGACTTGAATACAATTATTTCATTGGGAATTTCTCTCCCAAACCTTCTCTCGATATGTTGATCAACTCGATCTTCTCAAAGTGGGTCTCACTGAAAGATGGGCTTTCATCTTTGACACCCACACCAATCATCACAAGGATCAAAAGTACTCTCATCTCTAGCCAAAATCTTTGAGGCTAAGCTGAAAGATGGGATTTGGCAGTTTGCCCAGTTGTGGCACTGAATAGCACGTAACTTGCACGCACTCCGGGTAAGTTTAGCACATAGGACACCACTTCCAATACACACCACTGGCGCTTCTGCGCACAATTTGAGAAGATTACTGTTATTGATTTCTATGGAAATTCTAGGGTTAGGTATActgaattgtaataggaatggAATGAAATAGAAATGGAAGATGGAAATGGTAGAAGAATTGATGAATTGACAGAACAAATGGATGAACAGTTAATTGATTGAACTAATTCTGTAACGGATATTATACTAAAATTGGactatttaagatatttggtcTCCTAGAGCATTCGAGGTGCACATCCTCAAATTTACAAATGACTAATCCGATTATCTCTACAATTTATTGGGCCTTATATATAGACATAGCCTTAAGCTAAACTCTAACAATTGAAATGGCCCAAGCCCATTCAGCCCACTACTAAAAACCTAGCCCATTCACTACCAATTGGACTATTACAGCTCCAGAGCCGAAACGAAATAGAATGTGAGATTTTCATACTGGTTACTCTCTAAACTTTACatcattttgtatttaaatgCCATGTTGGAAATTGATGCCAAACATCTCAtttttattagggttaaatatttttttgtctacGTGGTTTAATGAgtttattttttgctatttgTAATTCATTTCGTATCATAGATGGTATCTTGTTTATGGTAAAAGATtgagatggtacctccgtccaactTCCATCTAAAAATTGACAAAAGTCCACGTCACATGCCTTAAAAAATCAACACGTGTCCCTatgtataattaaaaataaaaaaataaaaataataaaaaataattaaaatatatatataaagaagggTGGCTCATTACCAGTCTGAGGTGGCCGAGCCACTCCCAAGAGCCAAAtcataacttcttttttttttttcttttttttctttttttttttccttttttgggctTGTGGGGGTGATTCCATGGGGTCATGAGGGTTGTTCGGCaacccccaggccaaatggggtggctgagccacttCCAATGCTCTAGGGAGTGGTTTCAACCACCCCTAAGGCTCTtaggggtggtttcgaccacctcAATTTTGTCTTTGGAGGTGATTCAACCACTTCCAGACCGGTCATGGGGGTAgctcgagccacccctctttttttttttttaacgtttattttttttaagttttaattattttaagtttttgtttttgtttttgttttttttaattatacatAGGGATACATGTTGATTTTTTAAGGCATGTGCGTCAGTGCATGGacttttgtcaatttttgaatGAAAGTTGGACGGATGTACCATCTTGGTTTTTAGCCATATACGATGTACTATCTATGATACGAAATGAATCATatgaagcaaaaaataaaaatcggtAAACTACATGTGGGTGAGAcgtatttaaccttttttattattccaattTAGGGAGGAATCCGAACTCACTTGTAAAGTCAGCAATTTTTTAAATGCCTATATCTCCTCAGGTCGGCAAAAAGCATCTCAGAAAATATAAAGTCCTCTTTGTACAACATTAGACAGAACAAGAATTCTAcagaaatagaaatagaaaatgCCTCTATCAAGAGTGAGAACATTCTAACAAAGCAGTGTAATATTGAACCACAACAAGAGTTTtacataaaatagaaaagtacAACCAAAGGACAACAATGctttattgaataaaaacaaCAATTCTCTTTGTCCAACATTCAAGCGCATGGTCTTGCCATTTTTTCACTCTTTTAATCACCGTTGAAGAATTTATACTTCATGTCAtccaaaaacttaaagaaaGCCGATCTCCAAGCCTTGTTGAATGCTAATGGACCAAATACACCCCAAAACCCCACTACAAATCCAAATGGCATGCTCATATAAAGCCACTTCATGTCGATCCATGCACTGTCCTCTCTGCCTTCATCTTCAGCATTTGGTGTTGTCTCAAGGGATGAGCCATCTCCAACACAGCTCGGCATAAGTGGAGGTCCACAAAGATCATGGTTGCCAATAAAACTCAGTGCACTAAAGCTTTGAAGCTGAGTGCCTGACGGAATTCTACCAGAAAGGTTGTtatatgataaatttaaataactCAAGAATGTTAAATTTGCCATGCTTTGAGGTATTACACCTGTGAGTTGATTCATTGAGACATCGAGAGATTCCAATAATTTCAAGGCATTGATCTTTTCAGGAATCTTTCCATGAAGTTGATTGTTGGACAAATTCAAGAATTGTAGGCCGTAAAGACTGGTGAGTTCATCAGGGATTTCTCCAATTAAATTGTTACTCGAAAGGTCCATGCTTGTGACGAGATAAAGATTATTGCCATATTCATACCCTTTTCCCTTGGTTACCAAGAATACTGGTTTTTCCCAACCATGTCCGGCCATTATTATATCAGAGTTGAGTTTCACCATGGCACTCAAACTACTAAAGCATCGAGGAATGGGTCCTGATAATTTGTTATGTGCAAGGTCCATGATTTGAAGAGAATTGAGGTTACAAAACTCCTTAGGAATATTGCCATAAAATCTGTTTGAGCGAAATGAGAGAGCCTTAAGATAGGCTGAACTATTTCTCAACCAAATGGTAAGCTGCCAGACAAAAGATTCTCACTGAGATCGGCAATCTCTAGGAATTTGCAATTTTGCAAGGACAATGGTAAATCTCCAGACAAATTGTTTCTCTCCAAGTACAAGTGCTGAAGCCAAGATAGAGAACCTATGGAACTCGGTATATTTCCTGTTAACTTATTGTTCCCCAAGTTTAACACTTGTAAAAAAGAATAGTTCATCCAACAGTCAGGAAGTTCTCCAGATATGAGATTGTTTGACAAATCAAGAACAGTTACTTGACCTCCTTCCATTCTCTCTTTTTGTTTACAAACGAGGGGAGAAAGAGATCCGTGGAATGAGTTATTGGAAAGATCTAAATCCTGATGTAAATCCTGAATGCTAGAAGAGATACGGGGGAGAGGGCCAGAAAAGTTGTTTGAACCAAGAAAGATTGATCCTCCACAAGATAAATTTGGAATACTGCCACGAATTTGGTTTTGAGAAAGATCGAGAATACGAATTTGGGAACAGAGGCTCCAAAACCAAAAAGGGATAACATCTGAAATACTAGCATTCGATAAATCTAGAAATCGAATATCTTTTTGTGATTGAAGCCAGGCAGGGAATCGTGGCCCTAGTCTCAATGATCCCATCTCCAAATCTCGAAGTTGAAAAGGAGGAACCCAATTAGAAGTTACTCTCAAAATCAACAAGTTTGAATAGGCTTGAAgtgttttcaattttgttaggttggaaaaatgcatatttgaaacaaaaccctctaaaaaattgttagagatgCTTAACCATTCAAGATTTGAAAGATGTCCAAGACTTACAGGAATTGTTCCAGTTAGTTGATTGCCAGAGACATCAAGTTTCCTCAATGAAGACAAATTTCCTATAGACACGGGAATTTGACCAGAAAGCATGTTATAGCCAAGAATAAGAATCGACAGTTTTTTATGCTCTCCCAATTGATCAGGCAGAGTACCTGAAAGTCGATTCCGAGACAAGTCTAAAAACTCCATATTTTTTACTGTGCATGCAGAAGAATTTCCTAACAGTTCATACACACCTCCCCCAAGTTTGTTGTAAGATAAATCCAAATGTTGCAGATTACACATATTTCCCAAGGATCTTGGTAATTTTCCTTCAAAACCATTGGTTGACAGGTCAAGGTGCATCAGTCCGGAAAGGGATCCAATGGCACTAGGAAGTACACCTTGAATGTTGTTATATGCAAGATCAAGTCTTTCAAGAGTACTTATATTGTATAACATGTTAAGATCTGTGGAAGAGAAGTTGTTATTTGAGAGATGCAGATTTCTCAAACAAGACATGTTTTGGACAGCAACCCGAAGTGGGATATGAATCTGAGTGTCACTTAGATCAAGTGTAACAAGAGATGTAAGACTATGAAACCAGTCAAATGTTGAATAAGGAAACCAGTTATGTGAAAGATCAAGCATAGTGAGAGATGAAAAATTAACATAAGGAATAGGATCATACTTATCAAGTTCACAACGAGACAAGCGTAACTCTGATAGAGAAGGGAGCACGTTCATCACCTGTAGCCAGTTAGATGCTTTACTAAGATTGACGTAAGTCATGTCAAGGAATTCCAACAAAGAAAGATGAGATAACCATTCAAGATTGTCGACTTGCAGGGAGTAACCTCGAATGTCAAGAGAATGCAAGTTGGAGAGATTTGCCAGCTGATGAGGAATTGTACCCACGAAACCCGCATTTGATAAATTTAGATATCTCAAATTCCGGAGGTAACCAATGAAGCTTGGAATATTATCGTCTTCAAAACGATTCAAACTTAGGTCCAAATAGTGAAGATGCTTTAATCCCAGTAGAGAATCACTTATATGTCCGCCCAATTGTGAGAGTCCAAAAGCTTCATATTCAGTATTGGGGTCATATGGGTTTCTAAGATTTAGCTGGATGACATTCCCAGTTACGTTGTCACAGCCAATTCCTTTCCACATACAACACTCTTCGCCTATCCAAGATGAGAATAGATTGGAAGGATCTATGATACCTTGTTTGAAGGTGAGGAGGGcttctctttctccttttctgCAAAGCACATTTGGATTGCCACCCGCATGTGTAAACAAGCATGTTAGAATAGCCAAGGAAAGATAGCAATGTACAAGGAGCACCACAAAACTGGTCTTCCTGTCCATAACCGTTGCCATTTTACAATGAAAATGGAAATATTGCAAAAATGCGTTGGTAACTCAAATGTAAGAGCATATACAGTCGATATATAACATATGTGAGGCCCCTGTAGAAACTGATCGAAGGGAGGATTCCACTTGGTGAAGTCAATGAGTTGGGAAAAGTTAAGTGAATGCATAAAAGTCTTTAGAAAATACCCATCATTAAATGCTAGCCGCCTTTGTTGAAGTCTTTAGACCTGAAGGTCTCAATTCGACGCCGCCATGGCCCATGAGCTACGACTATCCTTGCAGGCAGACCATTCGAAACAGAGTGGCTCAAAAGTCTCAAATATGAATGCATGACCTTGAAAGTGAATTCAATACAAAAAAGGTCCCAAGAAATTTCCTGCTCTGATTATTAAACCCACCACCTACCTTGGCTATGGGTTCTAACGtctaattattatattataatcacAATATGACTTTCCTCTCTGATTCATATTTTTGAGATAACAGTCCCAATTACTTATGGGACTAGCGCAGAAGTGTAGCTATGCCTCCCCTTGATTTTCATTGTCAATAAAGTCAAAGGCCTGATggtcaaaaggaaaaaagtctATCATTCCACGTCAATCTGCAGATTTAACTCTTTCTTCTATGTTAGTGTCTATCCATTCCAGTCACGTTGACTCACCTCTTCTGTTGTTACCTCCGCACCTGCACTGACGATGCCAACCATCTTGTCTTCTTATCTTCCTCCTCCAAGAGAAGGGTGGGTCGTTTGGCCCCTGTAAAAAAATGGCTTGCATGGCCACAAGGTTACTCCACACCGACAACTTCGAAGCACGCGCACCGCCTATCACGTACAATGGGCATTTAAAAAGAAttgtcttttcaatttttattatttttatttctcaacaaatagaaatatatatatcgttattatttttcttggaaCAATTGGTGATATTGCATCAATATTGAAAAAGAATTACTCATTTATTCAGgcattaattagtctaattcgTTATTGATCCAAATTGGTTACAatatatttctctcttttttaagaaataaaaaaaaattgtgtatattttgaatatattattTTCCCTCGCATGTGTAGATAGATTCTCGTTAACCTATCAAGTTGGTTCTTTGACAAGTCAATGGATTTCCACAGACTTCAGGGATGTTTCCTCGTAGATGGTTGTTTGAAAGGTTTGAAGTACAACAAACTTTGGAGGTTTGCCAGCATGCATTTTTGTTACTCCGTTCTTGGCATCACTATCATTGCAATTTAAACGATATCAGCCATAATCTTTGATATGAAACATGTCTGCttgatttttcttgttaaattcTACTGAGGGATTACTATTTGCTGGTCCAACATTTGAAGGGATTACTATTCTAGGGAATATTCCTCTTGGGGGCCTGAGGCCACACAAAAGACTTGCATAGAATCTGTGTATTGTGATCATAATTTGTGATACCCGTGCAGGTTGtctttttaatttcaccatCATCATGGCTTTCTCCAAGAAATTTTCTTCTAATGTagttaaagtaaaagaaatgaaatggcACTTCAGTTTAGTTATCTTGCCGATGCCATAGAAGTAAAATTACAGAAGAAGCACAGACACAGTGGAGTGAATTCATGACAGAGTGTTTCCTGCAGTGTCATAATTATGGTGAAACAATGCATTCAAAGTAATGGGAAGAATCATAAAGTGAAGGGAATGAGACATTAACTGATAAATGCTTGCAGAGAACTTTTACAAATTTTGGGATGAGGAAAATGTGTAGATTTGACAGAAACAAATAgataactctgatgatgatgatgatgatgctaaTGAACTAGTTCAGCATGATTGTAAGTCTCATACACCAGTTGTGATGCAAGAGTGTCCACAACTGCCGAGCCAACAGACTTGAATACAGTTATTTCACCCGAATTACTCCTCCCAACCTTCTCTCCCTTTATCAACTCCAACAAATTTCCTGCAATATCTCCCTTCTCAATCACCCCTCTCTCAAAAGCACCCACCAATTCCCCTGCTTCCTCCAACGCAGCCTCGTTATCCACAAACACTCTCCCTCTCCTTATTGCCTCGTCGTCGCACTCCCTCATACAATGCTTGAACGACCCAACCAAATCCAGATGCGCCCCTGCCTTCAAACTCCCGCCCTTCACAAGCGCCGTCTCCGAATTCGTCGCGCAACTCACGATATCTCCCAGCCCGACAATTTCCTCCAAACACCCATTACTCTCAAAACTCACCCCATCAAACCCACCATTTTCTTGCATTTCCTCGGCCAATTTTCTCGCCTTCTCCGTTGTTCTATTCCAAATTATCACTCTTCTCAAACTGGGTCTCGCCGAAAGATGGGCTTTGATCAAATGGGGCGCCAAAGCACCCGCACCAATCATCACAAGGGTCTCACTATCGTCTCTAGCCAAAATCTTCGAGGCTAAGCCTGAGACGCATGATGTTCTATAAAGGGTCAACACAGTGCCATCCATGGAAGCCAGAGTTTGGCCGGTTGTGGAGCTGAATAGCACGTAACTTGCATGCACCCCTGGAAAGTTTAGCGAGGAGTTTTGAGGGAAGTAGGTCACGAGCTTCACGCCTACGTAGGGGAGGGAGGGGGATAAGGACCAAGAGGGCATGAGTAGGAGAGAGGAGGAGGGTGAAACGGCGTAGCTTTGGCGGATCGGGGTTTGGAGAGTGGATGAGACTGTAGCGAGAGAGGATTGCAAGTGGTGTATTAGGGTTTCGTGAGAGAGAAGGGAGTGCAAAGACTCGGTGGAGATGAAGATTGGGGCTGCGATGGTGGTGGTGGGGTTATTGGGACTTGTGTTTGGGTTCTCATTTTTGCGTGGGTTGGGTGTAGAAGCCATTGATGAGAGTTGGGgtggaaggagaagaagaaagaggcaGGTGGAAAATGAGAACCTACAAGACCAAGACTTGTTCTcctgaatttaaaaataataataataactcacAAATAAAACCTGAAAAAGGAGACCTTCGGACTAATTATGCGGGCCAACCGAATATTATATCATTACAACTTATCACGGTTTTCGTGGACTGCCTTCAAAGCTATTCAGTGTATATTCAGAAACAAATAAATTCATCTACATTTCCGATCCATAATCAGCAAACTAACGACGCAGTGAACTCACTAAACCTCATCCACTGGATTTattctccaaaattttatagAATTATTTTTCAAGAACGAATAATTTCATCATAGAAGTTCAAATATAGATTACAGTTTTGCTTTTCCCTATAACGATCTGATGCTAAACTGCAACTAACAGCGAAATGATCTGTACAAGCCTCTTCTTCCATGCAAGATCACCGGATATCAGAACTCCAGCATGGATTACAGGTTAAATTTGAGGCAAACCCTCTTGTTCTCATGAGTTCCCACAAGTCACTAAAACTTTGATTTTGAGGGAAGAATGTCCGCAGAATGTCTTTTCTGTCAAGGCCAGAATGCTTATCAACCAACTGCTCTAACATTCACTTTAGTGCAAGTGGGTTTAATTCAGCCTGCGATGCAGTTCTTTCTACCGCCATCCACcaatcatcatcttcatcattAATGCTCTCCTGCttgtaaaaactaaaattgataAGGTCACAAGGAAAGttcttaataaattttgaactTCATTCATAATCAATAAGAAAAAGCATGTTTCTCTAATACAACAATGTCACAGATACTAGGGGGAATCTCCTCTATCCAAACCTTATCTATAACATGTTTGATTGCAGGTTTAGCCAGTCTATGTGCAGCAGAATTTGATTCTCTATTGACATGACTCACCTACCAGCTTTGCAACATATTCAATATACCATGGGTATCCTCCTCCACTAGTTGTCTATATCTACTCTAATTCCGCTCGTTAGTCTTCACACCATTCACTATTTGGAGTGTGTCACCCTCCAGACATATCTGTTGTAGCCCCAAATCACAACTAAATTCTGCTGCATTCAAGCAACCACAAcctccactacaaaaaattaccatttgggTAGTGTTGCAAGCAGCAAGAACACATCCCTCATGATCCCGCAGAATGATAATTTCTTCTATTTTGTGAGTCTATTGCCACATCTCAATTCACCTTCTGGATGCTCGGTAGGAGATTTTGACCTGAACAGACTACAATGCGTTCTCAAAACATGTACAATCCATCGTATATACAGAAAGCCCAACTCacaattaaacaattttttaaaattgaagcTCCATGTTTATTGGGGGAAGAAAGGGAAGTGATGGGGTTATATCCTTGAACTCTTAAGGCCAAGAACATTACTTACTTTATTACAGTAACTAAAATCATCatttcattaaatttattatttgacaTTGCTACTGcgattattattcttattttgggTTATCTCACGCTAAAGTCCTTTTATGTGATAGGGGTGCTGACAGAAacaataagaacatcttaacAAAGTCATTTACTCCTAATTAGCTTCACATTCTACTAACACAAAGAAGGAAGCAAAACGAAGAAAGAGAGGGGTTGTAGAGGGCAGGGGGATGATGTTGACTTCTCTTCAAACAAAGATATCTAGTGAAGTGGCTGCAATCTTGTCAAGAAGCATAAGCCTGTTAATTAAACAAGTGTTTAACCATAACATGTCCTTCCTATGATCAGTTTGTCAAAGTTTTTGTAGTACAGTTGACACATAGCTTTTGTTGGGGTCAGGGGTTATTGTCCTAATGTAAACCAAAAGTGAAAACAAATATTGTAATATGTATAAGCATCATAAATATACTAACCATGTTGCTGAATTCAActgtatttttcttattttcaataTCATCTGCAACTCTTATGGCTTCAAACCACCAAGGGTCTTTGGTGCAGCTGTTTGTAATGTTTTCATCATTGTAGTGCAGGACACTTTCCTCATCAGTATTAACAAATTGTAGGTTGAGGTTATTAACTGTTGGTCCACCATGACTCACCGTCTGATCGGAGCGAAAGAAAACTGAAGGATCAGGAATGGTATCCATTGGGATTGGTCGTAAAGGAGATCTGTAACCTGGTGCCATCAGTAAGCTTTGTTAAATGCAATCATCATGCATTAAGAGGGTTTTAAAATTGATTACTTTTAAGTTACTCCAGTGTACCTCTGCAATCAGGATCATGACATTTCTGATAATAAACAGCCCTTCTCAGGTCAACAATGTACATCACTGCACCAATGAAACATTGATGCACATTAGTCTCTATGCCTTAAACATAAGCTATAAGATGGCGAGGCGCAACCATATTTATTTAAGtgccaaaaaaccaaaagaacaaaaactcaGAGTTTCTATGAGATGTGGATCCAAGACCAGAACAAATATAAGATGTGGCTCCAAAGAAAGCAATATAAATACCCAAGATTAATTTGACAAGAAAGGATAAATAGTAACTTTTAAGGCTATCAAATACAGAAATAACTAAAACTTACCATGATTGCTTTTATGCTGTCTACCAATGCGCTCACAGTATCTATTTCTTGACATGCTGTAGACAATCAGTCCATATTCTGAGAACCAATACCAGCTTCGAATTTTTCCTGAAGttacataaaaaaatatcaaaaaggtgaaagagaaaatagaaaaggcAGAACTATGTACCTATGCCGTTTTATCACTGCATTGTGAAggcaaaaatatttaaaaaaaaaaaaaagaaaaagaaagaaagaaagtttttattcatatagatatttccctttttaaaagaaagaaagttttgATTCATATAGATATTTCCCCCTTGTGCaaacaaacaactaaaaaattaatctcCTAATCAACAAAAGGACAGAACACTTAAAAGCTGAATTAATTCAACATTAttctaataaatattctttattttttttcaataagtaaCCTCATCCCTTAATGAAGCTGATATGATACACAAAACTTTAACACAGAACTAAAAGGGCTGCAGGATTTTGGCCATCTAAAAATTCATAGGATTGTGCTCAAGGTATATTTTAGTTGAAAGGCTGAATTTAACGAGAGATGAGAGTCATGAGACCAGAAACAAACTAAAATACGAGCAGACTTGAGAAAGTACTAGTATTTGGACAGGCAGATATCtcaggcataaatatatcatattaaatcataTAACAACCACATACAAACTTACTAGGAAAGGTCCTGTTGTAGCTCAGGTTTTAACCAAGGAAAATTTtagaacaataaaataaaaatgaacaaaaatcaaattcttTTACATTATTCAAAGTATATGACTGAAAAAAGGTAACACCTGGCACAGTGCCAATTGAGGCAATGGATTCTACAAATTTGTCCAGAGCTGGAAATGGTGACTTTCCAAGGAAGTATGTCGATGTAAGATCACTTGTGCTAGTGCTCAATGCAAATTCTTGAGAAGCACTGCAGTATGTTCCAAAATTATGATTCACCTGCGATGAGAAATAATTTCAATTGTTAGATCAATTTTCAATACAAAATGTACAAGCCACTTCTCCATATACCAACAATGGTTTCTCCTTAATCTTAGCAGTAGATTAAGACATGTGAAGCCCATGAGctaaagaatgttttgaatggCATCATGAAACATATCCAGTATTCCACCTTATAATATGAAGACGAAAAAAAATTGAGTCCAAAAATACCTCTGTATCAAAGTGCAGGGTTTTCACACAATCTAGATCCATTTTGCAGACTAGAAGCTTCTCGCAATCAACATCCATATTGCAGATCAAGGATGCCATGAACATGTCTTCCTCACACTGTTATTTAATGACATTTTAGATGAATTACCAAATACTAACTGTAAAAGAATAGTGAACTACCAGAAACACAATAAAAAGACAGGTTTCTGTCTTTATCATATTAACTTGATTGTGATGAGGAATATTTTCGTTAGGATCTTTGGTGGGAGGTGATCCTACACATCAAGTGCTCATCCAACTCTTCCCGGGCAATGAAACTTAGAAAAGGCACACAATATTTTACTTTGTGTTTCACAGCGCAAAAAGGGAAACAAATGTGGATAATATTGTGACCAATACCCGTAGATGCAATACAACCTTATCTTGCTTACAAGTCACAAACAAGTCTGAGCCTTTGTAAAACCAATGGAGCCATCAAAGAGaaccttgtttttttatttgtagtaCTATAGGAGTGCAAAATACCATGGGTGCCACAGACAAGGCTGGAAACTTAAAACTAGAAGGCACCCGCATGGACAGCAACCAAGCTTTTCTTTGAATTATATAAAAGAGCCTATTGCTAATGAGAAGAGCATCTGAATAGCTCCTGTattgatttataagaaattatgCAACTAGAAAATATATTGCTTAGTTTAAAACTTTAAGTGAAAAAATTATCTTGAGATAGAAATACCATACCATGTCCTCACATTTGAATCGACCCGTAGATAGAAGCACCGAAGTTTTCCCTGCCTTCGATGATAGAGCTAAACGAAAGCATCGATTTCTAGAATAGACAGCAGTGTCCACAAAAAGTTGGCTTGAGGACTCAGTGGAGCTTGAATCTTTTTTCACAAGCAATTTTTCAAATCTTTGATCACTTGTCCTTGCACTTAGAATCCGAGAGCATATCTGGTAATATGTCATCATACAGTGACAACAGTTGATATTTCTAcaaaaaaagaaccaaacatTCTAGTGACTCAAGTAGATTCTGTTCTAGCAGGCTAACAAAAAGAGGCTGCATGACATAGACTTTGCAACTAACTTATATATTAACTTTCTATTTCATAAGTTAGATGGAATTTAGATGGTTGTGAAAGATGcaatagaaaaacaaattataatattaatatgaatAGTCTTAACTTTGATCTTTAATTAGCAAATAAAAAGACGCATCTCCAACAATCACTATTAAATACAGTTTGATATGCTTGCTGAGTGAGGCATACCTCGGCAACAAATGCTCCTGCATGTAAGTTGTCCTTGAAAGCAGTCTTTGGAATGCGAATAATTAAATGACGAGAAAATTTTTCTGCATACAAGAATCAATATCATCTAAAAAGTTCCTGATAGAACTGCATGTAATACATAAAACTTTTCATCTCATAAATTGTGTATCAAAGACCTATGACAAGCATTTACCATACTACAGTAACTTGGAacatgtctctctctctctttgagtTCTAATTATCAACGGAGTATGCGTGAGGGCCAGGAATGGTGTTATAGGCCTGGGTTTGGGATCGTGTGATGGGTTTGTGGATGGGTAAAGCTGCAGGATTTGATTTCCTGAGTTTCCCTATGGTGGAAGGTGAAAGATGGTGAATGGATatgaggtattcgaggtacctctgcctcccgatttcaactacaagagttgtgattttttgataaatttcagCATGTCTTCTTCTTATTCAGAATCAATACTTATAGAATACAATATCAATACTGTTTTGGCTAATGCCTTATTTTTAGGAATCCTTCCCTTATTTCTCTCCCTAAAAA contains the following coding sequences:
- the LOC133858276 gene encoding protein SAR DEFICIENT 4-like — protein: MASTPNPRKNENPNTSPNNPTTTIAAPIFISTESLHSLLSHETLIHHLQSSLATVSSTLQTPIRQSYAVSPSSSLLLMPSWSLSPSLPYVGVKLVTYFPQNSSLNFPGVHASYVLFSSTTGQTLASMDGTVLTLYRTSCVSGLASKILARDDSETLVMIGAGALAPHLIKAHLSARPSLRRVIIWNRTTEKARKLAEEMQENGGFDGVSFESNGCLEEIVGLGDIVSCATNSETALVKGGSLKAGAHLDLVGSFKHCMRECDDEAIRRGRVFVDNEAALEEAGELVGAFERGVIEKGDIAGNLLELIKGEKVGRSNSGEITVFKSVGSAVVDTLASQLVYETYNHAELVH
- the LOC133862690 gene encoding receptor-like protein EIX1, whose translation is MWKGIGCDNVTGNVIQLNLRNPYDPNTEYEAFGLSQLGGHISDSLLGLKHLHYLDLSLNRFEDDNIPSFIGYLRNLRYLNLSNAGFVGTIPHQLANLSNLHSLDIRGYSLQVDNLEWLSHLSLLEFLDMTYVNLSKASNWLQVMNVLPSLSELRLSRCELDKYDPIPYVNFSSLTMLDLSHNWFPYSTFDWFHSLTSLVTLDLSDTQIHIPLRVAVQNMSCLRNLHLSNNNFSSTDLNMLYNISTLERLDLAYNNIQGVLPSAIGSLSGLMHLDLSTNGFEGKLPRSLGNMCNLQHLDLSYNKLGGGVYELLGNSSACTVKNMEFLDLSRNRLSGTLPDQLGEHKKLSILILGYNMLSGQIPVSIGNLSSLRKLDVSGNQLTGTIPVSLGHLSNLEWLSISNNFLEGFVSNMHFSNLTKLKTLQAYSNLLILRVTSNWVPPFQLRDLEMGSLRLGPRFPAWLQSQKDIRFLDLSNASISDVIPFWFWSLCSQIRILDLSQNQIRGSIPNLSCGGSIFLGSNNFSGPLPRISSSIQDLHQDLDLSNNSFHGSLSPLVCKQKERMEGGQVTVLDLSNNLISGELPDCWMNYSFLQVLNLGNNKLTGNIPSSIGSLSWLQHLYLERNNLSGDLPLSLQNCKFLEIADLSENLLSGSLPFG
- the LOC133858277 gene encoding uncharacterized protein LOC133858277, producing the protein MPANPMDDVDRLFECFKCGVSPPQSAFRERKRRKRKSKHGSSTHEASTPSSILSPGSAGQRQNEATDVQLSIEKFDSTIVKENKINRGKQISPIVFYGSPHGVAPKRPSSLLQLLHQIRVDLTGQSELSLREEIWATFPRQDEAMKFAKEYVHVRVFSYQDHFNGQRRFLVSTYKEFWKRYKNMDSKYRHHYEVIQEGLPCHLYFDLEFNKRVNPENNGEEMVDLLISVILEALLDIYSIQGNLEWIVELDSSTEEKFSRHLIIRIPKTAFKDNLHAGAFVAEICSRILSARTSDQRFEKLLVKKDSSSTESSSQLFVDTAVYSRNRCFRLALSSKAGKTSVLLSTGRFKCEDMCEEDMFMASLICNMDVDCEKLLVCKMDLDCVKTLHFDTEVNHNFGTYCSASQEFALSTSTSDLTSTYFLGKSPFPALDKFVESIASIGTVPGKIRSWYWFSEYGLIVYSMSRNRYCERIGRQHKSNHVMYIVDLRRAVYYQKCHDPDCRGYRSPLRPIPMDTIPDPSVFFRSDQTVSHGGPTVNNLNLQFVNTDEESVLHYNDENITNSCTKDPWWFEAIRVADDIENKKNTVEFSNMESINDEDDDWWMAVERTASQAELNPLALK
- the LOC133862698 gene encoding receptor-like protein EIX2, with amino-acid sequence MDLAHNKLSGPIPRCFSSLSAMVKLNSDIIMAGHGWEKPVFLVTKGKGYEYGNNLYLVTSMDLSSNNLIGEIPDELTSLYGLQFLNLSNNQLHGKIPEKINALKLLESLDVSMNQLTGVIPQSMANLTFLSYLNLSYNNLSGRIPSGTQLQSFSALSFIGNHDLCGPPLMPSCVGDGSSLETTPNAEDEGREDSAWIDMKWLYMSMPFGFVVGFWGVFGPLAFNKAWRSAFFKFLDDMKYKFFNGD